The following are from one region of the Stanieria cyanosphaera PCC 7437 genome:
- a CDS encoding pPIWI_RE_Z domain-containing protein, with the protein MRDIAVWREPLTDNLEVKLLDIELGLYLLKVLLPNTTARSLWVLLTGYNHSFPESQNWTEEQIKMLAIARHLLAKYCSPKLWSDALDEYLEYPEETRGYEIVESGNFARRTNITVANNRFEIYEKTLNTVVALSQRKEVPWATEGQYKCEVEKRMDTINITSNLVRFPLPPSHNLQGRSQRKILAIPWSDLHSTAEWMDKQLTAKGLNPIWVSCFDRMKLEVFNDDEKLVEADYLKLDHIRHLGGIPSAGKSVLMKVLTVYAYRKGLKVTLIVADVLQIFDLIKTFTEININDVAPILGNSNKASHLSRLHKAVYNANPNEPYNQNHPGFKYLSNTCLLTPYITPRLEKVFEIGEQPCFNLEPIEPDEGEEFARNKYCPAYGVCPSHQKERDLVEASIWIATPGSLIYSKVPRTINRENISYFELMARRSDLVIIDEVDQHQAYLDIAFSPNQTLRRPARDAWIDQLHDLVETKLKYTQSKLLHKDFISDWWDALQEARQIADTIYGLLTEENRINLGKWRSYKKYFTDWLLLNEVATLLTVNDKQNQQPEEINNRQWLMQNVFQPYINSKLEPTIEAEELDRKDKQLLLQLTLIANKKKKKLAIRQWINQAATIQLSKEEKNKLVATLEFTLLVCTLQRNLYLVTSRWQFVRGELNLNISDSMWFESPPLDFNPFIPTMPMGNQLAFQYLKSYNEPLGSLQVFRCTGVGRWLFTNFPNLFQGDNFKSPHLLMMSGTSWADDSAAFHVDVPVSGIIAPKEEKEIVIDSEFLPFYDEQQKPISVSGMGDKKEYNLKKIVGKLIEENYIKEKLQELNGRKILLLTSSYQQTDLVYGHLEDLGWGDRAIPLSPDDNTPNEWESNKDKSLQRGQSKEFATGKEEILIAPLKSIERGHNIVNIDGKAAIGAAYFLVLPHPSPDDLYYAIHSINRWAIDNYKNASGKTLEELGNNFRRDAYEQWLHWLQLSIRLRTLPQDEKHNDRNAVYWDIIVCLWQVIGRLIRGNANAEVFWCDAKFAPHTANNDSQSDTEASSTLVGIANLLHPYFQDNSDIPQQEKLIVQRLYKPFYKAIVQTKGVSGLPTVNF; encoded by the coding sequence ATGAGAGATATTGCAGTATGGCGCGAACCTCTGACAGATAATTTGGAGGTTAAGTTATTAGATATAGAATTAGGACTCTATTTGTTAAAAGTGCTTCTTCCTAATACAACTGCTAGAAGTTTGTGGGTTTTATTAACTGGATACAATCATTCATTTCCCGAAAGTCAAAACTGGACAGAAGAACAAATAAAAATGTTAGCTATTGCTCGTCATTTGCTAGCGAAATATTGTTCGCCTAAACTGTGGTCAGATGCTTTAGATGAATATCTAGAATATCCAGAAGAAACTAGAGGCTATGAAATAGTAGAATCGGGTAATTTTGCAAGAAGAACTAATATTACAGTTGCTAATAATCGCTTTGAAATTTACGAAAAAACTTTAAATACAGTAGTAGCACTATCACAAAGAAAAGAAGTTCCTTGGGCAACAGAAGGACAATATAAATGTGAAGTAGAAAAGCGAATGGATACTATAAATATTACTTCAAATTTAGTTAGATTTCCTCTTCCTCCCAGTCATAATTTACAAGGTAGATCTCAAAGAAAAATTTTAGCAATCCCCTGGAGTGATTTACATTCTACAGCAGAATGGATGGACAAACAGTTAACAGCAAAAGGATTAAATCCGATTTGGGTAAGCTGTTTTGACAGGATGAAATTAGAAGTATTTAATGATGATGAAAAACTTGTAGAAGCAGATTATCTCAAATTAGATCACATCAGACATTTAGGCGGTATTCCTTCGGCTGGTAAATCCGTGTTGATGAAAGTTTTAACAGTATATGCTTATCGCAAAGGCTTAAAAGTTACTTTAATTGTGGCAGATGTCTTGCAAATATTTGATCTGATTAAAACTTTTACAGAAATCAATATTAACGATGTTGCACCAATTTTAGGTAATTCTAATAAAGCAAGTCATTTAAGTAGATTACATAAGGCTGTTTATAATGCTAACCCCAACGAACCTTATAATCAAAATCATCCAGGGTTTAAATATCTTAGCAACACCTGTTTGCTGACTCCTTATATCACTCCGAGATTAGAAAAAGTTTTTGAAATTGGTGAACAACCTTGTTTTAATTTAGAACCAATAGAACCAGATGAAGGTGAAGAGTTTGCTCGTAATAAATACTGTCCCGCTTATGGTGTTTGTCCTTCTCATCAAAAAGAAAGAGACTTAGTTGAAGCTTCAATTTGGATTGCTACTCCAGGAAGTTTAATTTATTCTAAAGTGCCTCGAACTATTAACCGAGAAAATATTAGTTATTTTGAACTAATGGCAAGGCGTAGCGATTTAGTAATTATTGATGAAGTTGATCAGCACCAAGCTTATTTAGATATTGCATTTAGCCCCAATCAAACTTTACGTCGTCCTGCTAGAGATGCTTGGATAGATCAACTGCATGACTTAGTTGAAACTAAATTAAAATATACTCAATCTAAGTTATTACACAAAGATTTTATTTCTGATTGGTGGGATGCTTTACAAGAAGCTCGTCAAATAGCTGATACTATCTATGGTTTATTAACAGAAGAAAATAGGATTAATTTAGGTAAATGGCGTAGCTATAAAAAATATTTTACTGATTGGTTACTATTAAATGAAGTAGCGACATTACTAACAGTAAACGATAAACAAAATCAGCAACCAGAAGAAATAAACAACCGCCAATGGCTGATGCAAAATGTTTTTCAGCCTTATATTAACAGTAAGCTAGAACCAACTATAGAAGCTGAAGAATTAGATCGAAAAGATAAACAACTATTATTACAGTTAACCCTGATAGCCAATAAAAAGAAGAAAAAGTTAGCTATTAGACAGTGGATAAACCAAGCAGCAACTATTCAATTATCAAAAGAGGAAAAAAATAAACTTGTAGCAACACTAGAGTTTACTTTACTTGTCTGCACTCTACAAAGAAATCTCTATTTAGTTACTAGCAGATGGCAATTTGTTAGAGGCGAACTCAACTTAAATATCTCGGATTCGATGTGGTTTGAATCTCCACCATTAGACTTTAATCCATTTATTCCCACTATGCCGATGGGCAATCAATTAGCATTTCAATATCTTAAATCCTATAACGAACCATTAGGAAGTTTGCAAGTATTTCGTTGTACTGGGGTAGGACGTTGGCTATTTACTAATTTTCCGAATTTATTTCAAGGAGATAATTTTAAAAGTCCTCATTTATTAATGATGTCAGGGACAAGTTGGGCTGATGATTCTGCTGCTTTTCATGTTGATGTTCCTGTATCGGGAATAATAGCACCAAAAGAAGAAAAAGAAATAGTTATTGATTCGGAATTTTTACCTTTTTATGATGAACAACAAAAACCTATATCTGTTTCAGGTATGGGAGATAAGAAAGAATATAATTTGAAAAAAATTGTCGGGAAATTAATTGAAGAAAATTATATAAAAGAAAAATTACAAGAATTAAACGGTAGAAAAATTTTACTACTTACAAGTAGTTATCAACAAACAGATTTAGTTTACGGACATCTAGAAGATTTAGGATGGGGCGATCGCGCTATTCCTTTATCTCCCGACGATAATACTCCTAATGAATGGGAAAGTAATAAAGACAAATCATTACAACGGGGACAATCAAAAGAATTTGCTACGGGCAAAGAAGAAATATTAATTGCACCATTAAAATCTATAGAAAGGGGACATAACATTGTTAATATTGACGGCAAAGCAGCAATAGGTGCAGCATATTTTTTAGTTTTACCCCATCCTAGTCCAGACGATCTTTATTATGCTATTCATTCTATTAATCGTTGGGCGATCGATAATTATAAAAATGCTAGTGGCAAAACTTTAGAAGAATTAGGTAATAACTTTCGCAGAGATGCTTATGAACAATGGTTACATTGGTTGCAGCTTTCTATTAGATTGAGAACTTTACCTCAAGACGAAAAACATAATGACAGAAATGCTGTTTACTGGGATATTATTGTCTGTCTGTGGCAAGTAATTGGTCGTTTAATTAGGGGTAATGCTAACGCAGAAGTATTTTGGTGCGATGCAAAATTTGCTCCTCATACGGCTAATAACGATAGTCAATCTGATACCGAAGCAAGTAGCACATTAGTAGGAATTGCTAACTTATTACATCCTTATTTTCAAGACAATTCAGATATTCCGCAGCAAGAAAAGTTAATCGTTCAGCGTTTATATAAGCCTTTTTATAAAGCTATTGTTCAAACCAAAGGTGTATCGGGTTTACCAACAGTAAATTTTTAG
- the carB gene encoding carbamoyl-phosphate synthase large subunit, which yields MPRRDDLHKILLLGSGPIVIGQACEFDYSGTQACKALREEGYEVVLVNSNPASIMTDPEMANRTYIEPLTPEMVEKVIAKERPDALLPTMGGQTALNVAVALAKNGVLDQYNVELIGAKLPAIEKAEDRLLFKEAMAKIGVPVCPSGIANNINEAKQIALEIGSYPLIIRPAFTLGGTGGGIAYNQEEYEEMAQFGIDASPVSQILVEKSLLGWKEYELEVMRDLADNVVIICSIENIDPMGVHTGDSITVAPAQTLTDKEYQRLRDYSKAIIREIGVETGGSNIQFAVNPVNGDVIVIEMNPRVSRSSALASKATGFAIAKFAAKLAVGYTLDEIPNDITQKTPASFEPTIDYVVTKIPRFAFEKFPGTEPILTTQMKSVGEAMAIGRTFCESFQKALRSLETDRYGFGCDRQETLPSIPQVRSHLRTPNPERIFSVYHALRIGMTPEEIHELTAIDLWFLDKMQELVETEKFLKCTSLEQITAQQMRSVKQQGFSDRQIAFATKTTEDEVRDYRKKLGIIPVYKLVDTCAAEFEAFTPYYYSTYEEGESEITPSDKRKVMILGGGPNRIGQGIEFDYCCCHAAFSLSKAGFETIMVNSNPETVSTDYDTSDRLYFEPLTKEDVLNIIEAEHPEGIIIQFGGQTPLKLAVPLKNYLQSLADKPGKATKIWGTSPDSIDTAEDREKFEKILRELDIKQPPNGTARSYQESLSAARRIGYPVVVRPSYVLGGRAMEIVYSDSELERYMKYAVQVEPDHPILIDKFLENAIEVDVDALCDATGKVIIGGIMEHIEQAGIHSGDSACSIPYNSLSSTAVETIRTWTIQLAQALKVIGLMNIQYAVQGEQVYIIEANPRASRTVPYVSKATGVPLAKLASLIMSGETLASLGVTKDVVPEYVAVKEAVLPFNKFPGSDTLLGPEMRSTGEVMGIDSDFGKAFAKAELAAGVDLALQGTVFISMSDRDKQAAVPVVQDFLDLGFKIVATSGTRQILQENGIKEVELVLKVHEGRPHVIDWIKNKQIQLIINTPTGEESQTDARLIRRMALDYKLPIITTVAGAKATVAAIRSLRSETLNVKALQDYISVNV from the coding sequence ATGCCTCGCCGAGACGATCTACACAAAATCTTACTCCTTGGTTCAGGTCCAATTGTGATTGGACAAGCTTGTGAATTTGATTATTCTGGTACGCAAGCGTGTAAAGCACTCCGAGAAGAAGGGTACGAAGTTGTTTTAGTCAATTCTAATCCCGCTTCAATTATGACCGATCCAGAAATGGCTAATCGTACTTATATTGAACCTTTAACACCTGAAATGGTTGAAAAGGTTATTGCTAAAGAAAGACCCGATGCTTTACTGCCAACTATGGGAGGACAAACTGCTCTGAATGTGGCAGTAGCTTTAGCCAAAAATGGGGTATTAGATCAATACAATGTAGAATTAATTGGTGCAAAGCTTCCTGCAATTGAGAAAGCGGAAGACCGTCTTTTATTTAAAGAAGCGATGGCAAAAATTGGTGTACCTGTCTGTCCTTCAGGTATTGCCAACAATATTAATGAAGCTAAACAAATTGCCCTAGAAATTGGTAGTTATCCTTTAATTATTCGTCCTGCTTTTACTTTAGGTGGGACTGGCGGTGGTATTGCCTATAATCAGGAAGAATACGAGGAAATGGCTCAATTCGGTATTGATGCTTCTCCTGTTTCTCAAATCCTGGTAGAAAAGTCTCTTTTGGGTTGGAAGGAATATGAGTTAGAAGTAATGCGAGATTTAGCAGATAACGTGGTGATTATCTGTTCAATTGAAAATATTGACCCGATGGGGGTACATACTGGCGACTCGATTACCGTTGCACCAGCCCAAACTCTAACTGATAAAGAATATCAAAGATTAAGGGATTATTCTAAAGCAATTATTCGGGAAATTGGGGTGGAAACTGGTGGTTCTAATATTCAGTTTGCAGTCAATCCTGTAAATGGGGACGTAATTGTCATTGAAATGAATCCCCGTGTTTCTCGTTCTTCCGCCTTAGCTTCTAAAGCTACGGGATTCGCGATCGCAAAATTTGCTGCTAAGTTGGCTGTTGGTTATACTCTTGATGAGATTCCTAACGATATTACTCAAAAAACACCCGCTTCCTTTGAACCCACTATTGATTATGTCGTTACTAAAATTCCTCGCTTTGCGTTTGAAAAGTTTCCTGGCACAGAACCAATTTTAACTACTCAAATGAAGTCTGTCGGTGAAGCAATGGCAATCGGACGGACATTTTGCGAATCTTTTCAAAAAGCACTACGTTCCCTCGAAACTGATCGTTATGGCTTTGGTTGTGACCGACAAGAAACTCTTCCTTCAATTCCTCAAGTTCGTTCTCATCTACGTACTCCTAATCCCGAAAGAATTTTTAGCGTCTATCACGCTTTGAGAATTGGCATGACTCCAGAAGAAATTCACGAATTAACCGCGATCGATTTGTGGTTTCTGGATAAAATGCAGGAATTAGTTGAGACAGAAAAGTTTCTTAAGTGTACTTCGTTGGAACAAATCACCGCACAACAAATGCGGTCGGTCAAACAACAAGGCTTTAGCGATCGCCAGATTGCTTTTGCCACTAAAACTACAGAGGATGAAGTTAGGGATTATCGCAAGAAGTTGGGGATTATTCCTGTTTATAAATTAGTAGATACTTGTGCAGCCGAATTTGAAGCTTTTACTCCTTATTACTATTCTACTTACGAAGAAGGAGAATCAGAAATTACTCCATCAGATAAACGTAAGGTAATGATTTTAGGTGGTGGACCTAATCGAATTGGACAGGGAATAGAATTTGACTACTGTTGTTGTCATGCTGCCTTTTCTCTCTCCAAGGCTGGATTTGAAACCATCATGGTTAACTCCAACCCCGAAACTGTTTCGACTGACTATGATACAAGCGATCGCTTGTATTTTGAACCTTTAACCAAAGAAGATGTTTTAAATATCATCGAAGCTGAACATCCCGAAGGAATTATTATTCAATTTGGTGGACAAACACCCTTAAAATTGGCAGTACCACTAAAAAACTATTTACAGTCATTAGCAGACAAACCAGGCAAAGCAACCAAAATCTGGGGTACATCACCTGATTCAATTGATACGGCTGAAGATCGAGAAAAATTTGAAAAAATTCTTCGAGAATTGGATATCAAACAACCACCCAATGGTACAGCAAGAAGCTATCAAGAATCACTTTCAGCAGCGCGGAGGATCGGTTATCCTGTGGTGGTTCGCCCTTCCTATGTTCTAGGAGGTAGGGCAATGGAAATTGTTTATTCCGACAGTGAATTAGAACGCTACATGAAATATGCCGTACAGGTAGAACCAGATCATCCGATTTTAATTGATAAATTCTTAGAAAACGCGATCGAAGTTGATGTTGATGCCCTTTGTGATGCTACGGGTAAAGTAATTATCGGTGGAATTATGGAACACATCGAACAAGCTGGTATCCACTCAGGCGACTCTGCTTGTTCCATTCCTTATAATTCTCTCTCCTCGACTGCGGTAGAAACAATCCGTACCTGGACAATTCAGTTAGCACAAGCTTTAAAAGTAATTGGTTTAATGAATATTCAGTATGCAGTACAAGGAGAACAAGTTTATATCATCGAAGCCAATCCTCGTGCTTCTCGTACTGTTCCCTATGTTTCCAAAGCGACAGGGGTTCCTTTAGCCAAATTAGCCTCTTTGATTATGTCAGGAGAAACTCTAGCATCTCTGGGTGTAACAAAAGATGTTGTTCCAGAGTACGTTGCCGTTAAAGAAGCTGTTTTACCCTTTAACAAATTCCCTGGGAGTGATACCCTTTTAGGGCCAGAAATGCGTTCGACAGGGGAAGTTATGGGCATCGATAGCGATTTTGGTAAAGCCTTTGCCAAAGCAGAACTTGCAGCAGGAGTTGATTTAGCCTTACAAGGAACAGTTTTTATTTCCATGAGCGATCGCGATAAACAAGCTGCTGTTCCGGTAGTTCAAGATTTCCTCGATCTAGGCTTCAAAATTGTAGCTACTTCTGGAACTCGTCAAATTCTGCAAGAAAACGGAATTAAAGAGGTTGAGTTGGTTTTAAAAGTCCATGAAGGTCGTCCCCATGTAATTGACTGGATTAAAAATAAGCAAATTCAGTTAATTATTAATACTCCTACAGGAGAAGAATCCCAAACCGATGCCAGATTAATTCGTCGTATGGCACTAGATTATAAATTACCAATTATTACTACGGTTGCTGGGGCAAAAGCTACTGTCGCTGCTATTCGTTCTCTGCGTTCTGAAACTTTGAATGTCAAGGCTTTGCAAGATTATATTTCTGTTAATGTCTAA
- a CDS encoding restriction endonuclease-related protein, giving the protein MRRWEKAGKITAIRTPAGHRRYDINLVDRQNSSNSREKYLVNEETIQKIAKGICQYHQNLTKQKLSQYPANLQLAVDKLVVNCLLATIPPLQGVPDFFNRWAQRALQDWDLDINCPEDWHSKSLIEEQRPSNFCVETAEDYLEEYGNFQRKVVETLRLKSFRDRNLYTKFRQYIIENPVITKSELDTTAVIDFPSLKELMQDCYEPAPESYKKDGKFYCCGHCGGLMYLKSNGDLQCENRHCLQYKKRLIPFDADNSDSVMWLKQDLRYFMHRPGKPEVRLFNKLKKLDLKEVILFPNLDTYDLHLVFPDDTFWAVDLKFWESAYNLAKKVDKPIPRWKEQPYKECFFVFPDEIKHYGNEYIQEFRSYCTVPLKKSQVMFEGAFMQKVKIKLSKK; this is encoded by the coding sequence TTGCGACGTTGGGAGAAAGCTGGAAAAATTACTGCAATTAGAACTCCAGCAGGACATAGAAGGTATGACATTAACTTAGTAGACAGACAAAACAGTTCAAATTCTCGGGAGAAATATTTAGTGAATGAAGAAACAATACAAAAAATAGCCAAGGGAATATGTCAATATCACCAAAATTTAACCAAACAAAAATTATCTCAATATCCAGCAAATTTACAGTTGGCTGTAGATAAATTAGTTGTGAATTGTTTGTTGGCAACAATACCACCTTTACAAGGCGTTCCAGATTTTTTCAATCGTTGGGCGCAACGTGCTTTACAAGATTGGGATTTAGATATTAATTGTCCTGAAGATTGGCATAGTAAATCTTTAATAGAAGAGCAAAGACCAAGTAATTTTTGTGTTGAAACCGCAGAAGATTATTTAGAAGAATATGGTAATTTTCAAAGAAAGGTAGTAGAAACGCTTAGATTAAAATCTTTTCGTGATCGCAATTTATATACTAAGTTTCGGCAATACATAATCGAGAATCCTGTAATTACCAAAAGCGAACTTGATACAACTGCTGTTATTGATTTTCCATCATTAAAAGAATTGATGCAAGATTGTTACGAACCCGCACCAGAATCTTATAAAAAAGATGGCAAGTTTTATTGTTGTGGTCATTGTGGCGGTTTAATGTATTTGAAAAGTAACGGCGATCTGCAATGTGAGAATCGTCACTGTTTGCAATATAAGAAAAGACTGATTCCTTTTGATGCCGACAATAGCGATTCAGTTATGTGGTTAAAGCAAGATTTGCGGTATTTTATGCACCGCCCTGGTAAACCAGAAGTTAGGTTATTTAATAAGTTAAAAAAATTAGATTTAAAAGAGGTAATTCTTTTTCCTAATCTCGATACTTACGATCTTCATTTAGTTTTTCCTGACGATACATTTTGGGCAGTCGATCTTAAGTTTTGGGAGTCTGCATATAATTTAGCAAAAAAAGTTGATAAGCCTATTCCTCGTTGGAAAGAACAGCCTTATAAAGAATGTTTTTTTGTATTTCCCGACGAAATCAAGCATTACGGAAACGAATATATACAAGAATTTAGAAGTTACTGTACTGTTCCTCTCAAAAAATCTCAGGTCATGTTTGAGGGAGCATTTATGCAGAAAGTAAAAATAAAATTGAGTAAAAAATAA
- a CDS encoding GNAT family N-acetyltransferase → MVWLETQRLILRDFQQNDVDQLARIFANPQVMQFSPTGILSALETKEKVDSFITSYKTLGFGKWAIVFKETKELIGYCGIAVEQIDKVPKREIGYRLDPNFWGKGLAIEAASATVQYGFEQLKFAYILGIVEQANTTSVRVLKKLGMRYERKTIFYGVEMDVYRLNATA, encoded by the coding sequence ATGGTTTGGTTAGAAACACAACGTCTAATTTTGAGAGACTTTCAGCAAAATGATGTAGACCAACTTGCAAGAATATTTGCCAATCCACAAGTTATGCAGTTTTCTCCTACTGGAATTTTGTCAGCCTTAGAAACAAAAGAAAAAGTAGACAGTTTTATTACTTCATATAAAACTTTGGGATTTGGTAAGTGGGCTATTGTTTTCAAAGAAACAAAGGAATTGATTGGCTATTGTGGAATCGCAGTAGAGCAGATTGACAAAGTACCTAAACGAGAGATTGGGTATCGATTAGACCCAAACTTTTGGGGTAAAGGGTTAGCAATTGAGGCAGCATCAGCAACAGTTCAATACGGATTTGAGCAACTCAAGTTTGCATACATTCTTGGAATTGTTGAGCAAGCAAATACGACATCAGTAAGAGTGCTTAAGAAATTGGGGATGAGATACGAAAGGAAAACGATATTTTATGGTGTTGAGATGGATGTCTATCGATTAAATGCCACAGCTTAA
- a CDS encoding PhoH family protein: MKKTFVLDTNVLLHDPNAIFRFEDNDVVLPMTIIEELDLFKKQPEMTGRNARQVSRSLDQLRQQGHLTKPIVLDHGGTLLVALCNRETLATLPPELEGDLADNTILAVALQLKQKCQCPVVLISKDTNLRIKADALGLDAQDYQTDKVDIQELYTGVTELIVSSEEINQFFHNGKLAVTKELLANEAVTLIDAANPSHTALGMINAAGKEVLPLIKLSTSGVSRIHPRNREQKFALDLLLKDSVPLVTLVGKAGTGKTLLAIAAGLQKVADEKVYSRLLISRPVVPMGKDIGYLPGDIKEKLTPWMQPLYDNFDLIFGTQDLSDKPKHWRRGYEDLIELGLLQIEPLTYIRGRTIPQQFLIIDEAQNLTPHEVKTIITRAGEGTKIVLTGDPDQIDNPYVDAASNGLIYVVERFKRESLAGHITLSKGERSSLAERAAILL, from the coding sequence ATGAAAAAAACCTTTGTGCTTGATACAAATGTATTGTTACACGATCCTAATGCAATATTTCGGTTTGAGGATAACGATGTGGTATTGCCAATGACCATCATCGAAGAATTAGACTTATTTAAAAAGCAGCCTGAAATGACTGGAAGAAATGCGCGTCAGGTTTCACGTAGTTTAGATCAGTTGCGTCAACAAGGTCATCTTACTAAACCTATTGTGTTGGATCATGGAGGAACTTTACTAGTTGCTCTTTGTAATCGAGAAACTTTGGCTACTTTACCTCCAGAATTAGAAGGAGATTTAGCAGATAATACGATTTTGGCAGTAGCACTGCAACTTAAGCAAAAATGTCAATGTCCTGTCGTACTGATTAGTAAGGATACAAATTTACGGATTAAGGCTGATGCTTTGGGATTAGATGCTCAAGATTATCAAACTGATAAAGTAGATATTCAAGAACTTTATACTGGTGTTACCGAACTTATAGTGAGTTCAGAAGAAATTAACCAGTTTTTTCACAACGGGAAACTTGCCGTCACAAAAGAATTATTAGCTAATGAAGCTGTTACTTTAATTGATGCTGCTAATCCTTCTCATACAGCTTTAGGAATGATTAATGCAGCAGGAAAAGAAGTTTTACCTTTAATTAAATTATCAACATCAGGAGTTTCGAGAATTCATCCTCGCAACCGTGAACAAAAATTTGCTCTTGATTTGCTTTTAAAAGATTCAGTGCCTTTAGTTACTTTGGTGGGTAAAGCAGGGACAGGTAAGACTCTTCTTGCGATCGCAGCAGGATTACAAAAGGTCGCTGACGAAAAAGTATATAGTAGGTTGTTAATTTCTCGTCCGGTAGTACCGATGGGAAAAGATATTGGTTATTTACCAGGAGATATTAAGGAAAAACTAACTCCTTGGATGCAACCTCTTTATGATAATTTCGATCTGATTTTTGGAACTCAAGATTTATCTGATAAACCAAAACATTGGCGACGAGGATACGAAGATTTGATTGAATTGGGACTATTGCAAATCGAACCCTTAACTTATATTCGGGGTAGAACCATTCCTCAACAGTTTTTAATTATTGATGAAGCACAAAATCTTACTCCTCATGAAGTAAAGACAATTATTACCCGTGCTGGAGAAGGAACTAAAATAGTTTTAACAGGTGACCCTGATCAAATTGATAATCCTTATGTAGATGCAGCTAGTAATGGTTTAATTTATGTAGTAGAACGATTTAAACGAGAATCTTTAGCGGGTCATATTACGTTATCTAAAGGAGAACGTTCGAGTTTGGCAGAAAGAGCAGCAATTTTATTGTAA